The Phycisphaeraceae bacterium genome contains the following window.
GCCGTTCGACTTCCACCCGATCGACAGCCTTCCGCATCATAACTCAGTGGTCACCGGACCCGAGCCCGAAACAGTCATCATCCACCACTACGGCCCCATCATTGAAGATGACGATGAGGATCCGGACACGTACCCGGTGCGGGTGTACCAGTCGCCGGTGCAACTGCCGTGCTGCACGTACACGCATCATCGCGACATCCCGGTGTGCAACACTGCGATCTGGACGGACGTGACGGACGGATTTCTCATCAGCGTCTCGGGCCGCGAGGTCACCATCGAGAGCGACGCCAATACCTTCCATCGCGGGTATGTGTATCAGTTCGTGCCCGAAGCGTTGCTCTGCGACAAGGTGCCGGGCAATCCGCAGGTCGCGTGGCACTCGAACTGGGCCGGCACGCGAACGGGCACGACGCACACCTGCACCTCGCTGCCATACAGCAACGGCTACGGCTTCGTCATCCCGACCGCAATGGACCTGAATTTCAACCTGATGCACGACACCGGCGCTCTCGAACTCTGGCTGCTCGATCCGGTCGATGTCAACGACGACGACGTGATCGACTTCCTCGACGCAGCCGCCATTATCGACGCGATCGCAGAGCAGGAGTAGGCAGCGTACCATTCTCCATGCCGACGTATGTGTACGAAGTTCTCGACAAGAAGGGCGACGGAACGGGCGAGTTCTTCGAAGTCGTTCAGCCGATCACCGATGATGCGCTGACCAAGCACCCCGAGAGCGGGCAGCCTGTCCGTCGTGTGCCTCAGGCGTTCAATATTGCGGGCAAGTGGTCGGACATGAAGTCCAAGAGCATGCTGAGCAACAAGAACCTTGAGCAACTCGGATTCACGAAGTATGAGAAGCGCGGCGACGGGTATATGGAGCGTGTTGCGGGCAAAGAGGGGCCGCCTTCGATCTCGGCCGATTGACTCGGTCGATTGAACAGCGGTCAGCCAAGCAACAGTTTTTCGAGCGCAAGCCCGAGGCGGGCGGGGTCGAGTTCGTAGGCCATGCTTTGGGCCTGCGTGCGGGCTTCCTGCTGCCAGCTTTGGCTTGAGGATTGCGTGAGCGTGCGGCTCCAGGCTTCGATGGTCGGCTCGTTGAGCACGATGCCCACGCCGGGATAGCGACGAACAAGCTCGGCACCTCCGGCTGCGTGGGTCGTGAGGATCGGTGTGTGCATGGCCAGAGCGTCGGCGATGAACCGCCCGGTCGATGATTCGCTGCGATGCGTGGACCATGCTGCGGCGACATCGGCAGCTGCAAAGAAGAGTTCGGGTCGTTCGGTCTGCCCGAGCATGCGGACGGTATCGGCCACGCCTCGGGCGCGCAGTGTGCGGTCGATCAGGGCGGCTTTGCGTCCGACGATGAGCAGCACGCCGGGGTGGGCGTGAGTGAAGTGGCGCCAGCCATCGAGAAAGGCGTGCAACCCCGGGCGGTCGGTGTGGGTGCAGCTGATCGCGACGACCAGGGCGTTTGGTGCGATGCCCAGAGTGCTGCGGATGTGTGCACGGGCGTCGGGCGCGATCGACTTGGGATCGAGGGCGCTGGTGAATCCGAGAGGGTGCGCGATGGGGTCTGCGAGGCATCCGAGGCGGGCGAGGCGCGCGTGGGTCTGCTTGCCGATGGTGCGGGCCTTGTGTTGCGCGAGCGCGAGTGGCGGCACCCACAGGCGGTGAAGAATTTCCATGGCGAGCGTGGCCGGATTGCGCAGATTCGTGAGCCAGACGATTTCGTCGCGCCACGAACTGTCAAGCGGACACCACACCGTGCCGGGCACGAGCGAACTGAGCGAGATGGAGGGCTGTGCGACATGCTTGAGCGCCCAGCGTTGAAAGCGCATCGGGTGACGTTCGAGACGTTTGCGGTGCGGAGCGCGGACAGTGGCATCATCGGCCCCGACGAGATCGGCGTCGGCCAGACAGTCGGCCACGATGCGGACGTGGTGTCCACGATCGCGCAGGGCCTGCGTGATGATGTGCGCCCATGGGCCGGGCTGTTGCCAGCG
Protein-coding sequences here:
- a CDS encoding glycosyltransferase — encoded protein: MNITLVIEYAGRIRWQQPGPWAHIITQALRDRGHHVRIVADCLADADLVGADDATVRAPHRKRLERHPMRFQRWALKHVAQPSISLSSLVPGTVWCPLDSSWRDEIVWLTNLRNPATLAMEILHRLWVPPLALAQHKARTIGKQTHARLARLGCLADPIAHPLGFTSALDPKSIAPDARAHIRSTLGIAPNALVVAISCTHTDRPGLHAFLDGWRHFTHAHPGVLLIVGRKAALIDRTLRARGVADTVRMLGQTERPELFFAAADVAAAWSTHRSESSTGRFIADALAMHTPILTTHAAGGAELVRRYPGVGIVLNEPTIEAWSRTLTQSSSQSWQQEARTQAQSMAYELDPARLGLALEKLLLG